ATATTGAATTAACATAATAACAGGAAGGGTGTTTAGTTATTAATGAATACAGAACTTGTTTAAATTTCTTACATATAGAGTCAAATCTGCTTAATTGCATTCAGGGAacattgtgttttcaaaatcttgattggcgatatttctagtcaattgaaaattggttagcaactattgtttaatgttttaaaattgtttagtgatctctgaaacttacgtaacacgatactgaacaaaatgttccctggcaGATTTATGCTAATAACTGGTACAACTGATTATCCGATAGAGCCCTGTTTCCATATTATAACCAATGGTAAACTTTACAACTGCCTTGTAGATCTAAAACTTAACAGCTTCTGTGTATGTTAGGTTattctttaaaatacatgtcCATAGGATGAAtacttataatatataacaatttctATGGTTCTAAAAATATCTTTGATATTGACATCTGATGCCAGAGCAGAAGGAATAATGTTCAGTGATGGTTCAAAAAGATACTCAATAAGATGTTGATTGTGGTTGTCAGATTGTCtgcttgtgtttgtgttttattaggCAGCATGAATATGATAGTATTATAGTAGTGAATGTTTTTCATTTAGAACACGACAGACCAAGGACCAGGTTTTGAGAATCTGTCACCGCCGGTGTTAGACATCATTGTATCAGAGCTGTATGCTGATGTGATTTTTATTGTGAGTACAGTCCGATACAAGCTGTGTAAAGACACACGGGTGGACAGTGTAAATACTGTTCTTTTTATTCAAGAAGTGCTTAAAAATTatcttataattttaatttttatatttattgtgttacCACAGAATGCAAAAATTGCTTAATAGATGTATCTGTAAGTTATTGTTTCAAACAGTTTTCGGCTACTAAGGGAAAACATTATTGTTCAGTTATGTAATATGTTCGAGAGGAAGAGGAGTTATGTAATGTATTGTAAAATGttgtgataattttttttaaaggtgccGACATTAAGTTTAGTCAATCtataaacctgcaacacactttggataaggttattataatattatatagagagCAGCTAAAGTCTGAgatgtttaaatggggaaacgtcatctaaaaataactagagcttgtcccgataaccattacttctcagatgaacatgtgtttttagaattatgataaatgtattttggaacattacaaaaacctggatgaccagaatcacttcaggtgtacaaaaattaataatattctaaataataaaatgtaagtacttctaatttaaattacaaaaacagctttactagtgaaaaatgtgttgtggtgtttgaaaactagagtctgtcacttcaaATTGATTTATGGCTTAACCATTTACTGTATAACATTCGTGTCATGATTCTGGTTTAATCTGTTTAGTGTGTGTCTAATTAGTGATTGCTGTATGTTCAGGTTCAGCAGAATGGACACGTGCAGTGTTGGCAGTACACCGAGTATTTCTCATGGGATCGGCTGGTGGACTTTGACATCTGTAACACGACCGGAACCGAGGTCGTCAGTGTGTGTGTCCACCCGACCCACAACCTCATGTACTGGTGTGAGAGGAGAACCTCCAACCTCACCACACCTCTCTACTGTGTCTGCAAGAGAAGTCTACCTCAAGGTAACTACACTCATTTCACTTGCTTGAGGGGCTTACAGGTTCAAACTACCACGGCTGgcgatataccaattgtggggcACTAGATCTCCTCCTGTAATAGAGATATTAAATACAGGGTTTGAATTACCGGCTGgcaaaaagcagtccatttttaaAACCTACTCCTGTCGGATAGAAATTCACCTGCTTAAACAcacacccccctccccacccccccacccattccccccccccaaacattaGAGGTAATTTTTCCAGAGACCGATAGCAGATACAGTTACATGTAGGtcatctgctatttagcttgtgattctgttatattttaattccataatgttctaaaatacaTCTTACTAATTTTGCACACACTATCCCAAATCTTTTTCTCACCCCTGTTATTTCCAGCAGGCTATAATGTTTCTTAGTGGGacatttcttttggcctgctatattgaaaacaaataacagcaggccatattttacttcctactACAAGCCCTGAAATACAGCCCCAGCCTGTCAGTTGGAAGTAATTATTTGTGATCTACATGTTTTACAGATGTGTATGGCTTGAAGAAAAAGGATGTTGGGTCAGCTGTTGCCGTGGTACACAACTGTCCCGCTTGTGACGTCTTTCCAGTCGGAAACAATCTCTTTATTTCATCGAGGTAACATAGTTTACACTTTATTGattttttgaattattattattgttatcttATGCTCactggaatttgtttttctaatggTTATTTACCACCATAATAGTATAAATATGGTTCCTCTTCCGATcatttatgtgtatgtttactgaaaattagattaaaatatatagtatgTGAACAGTTCATTTCCTAAAGACAATATATTCATTTAACTTCATTTTGTGAAAAACATGCTTTTGATGAAtcagttttatttctaaaatttgaattGACGCTGATGACTTAGATTTTGGCGtgattttttatttctatttcaaaaacatcttattaagctaagttagattttaaaagaataatactatacatatacttgtatttattcaataaaatatatctatactcttcaaaagaagaaacacaaaaccacattgtcgtaacatttgaagaattgatttaattattgaatggtgagtccgataattaccaaatgttgcaggattgttcacaattcactctagtccattgtgagtaagtgataggacacaccaccaaggtcaaggtcatctggagtcaataccgggtgtggcctccgcgtgtgttgacaactgcctggcaccgcttgcccattgaagcaaccagagtaaggatgacgtcccgggggatggtggcacactcggcctgcaaggctgctgccagctcgggcagggtctgggctgtggttgtcgctgtcggaggtgtcggtccaactcgtcccatagatgctcaattgggttcaaatccggtgatatcgatggccaaggaaggacattaatgttgttgttctgtaggaaagccattgtgagacgtgctgtgtgaggcctggcgttgtcatgttggaacactgcgttggcgttggccataactggaacgatgtgtggccggaggatctggtcaatgtagccctgtgcattcaggttgccctgcacgtggaccaggtcagttctgcccacaccatgacactacccccgccgaatctgtccacttcctgcacgcagtttgccgcataacgttcaccacgacgcctatacacgcgacatcttccatcatgacgtcggagcagaaatcgggactcgtcactgaaccacacctgtctccatcgcagttgaggccattgtcgatgaatctggcaccactgcagtcggagtcaacggtgttgtggtgttaagatgacacctcgaactggacgtctggcacgaattcctacctcacgtaggcggttccgtacggtctggtcggatatcctgcgcaaacctggtattgctgcggctgtggaggtggcagtagtcaatcgttcccgaaggtggcgtacccggatgtagcggtcctgcccgggggtagtgacccgtggtcgaccggatctagggaggtcacgtgttgatccatgttgctggtaacggtcccacagtctggagatggtgcttggggacacatggaatgccctggcaacggccattctggattcgcctgcatctagtcggccgatggcattgtttctctgcggttcactgagacgtggcatgtcctggattgtcaactgtcggccagatacagaggccaggcaagcgaacaccctgcacttttatactgttggtgttcatgttgcacgtgcagacaacgcacgtgcagtggtgacatggtttgcacgtggctgcgtttttgcgaatattcacattttggaactttattgtacagtagctgcgttttatcgaatgtaaccgtgggaatgtgtttgggacatgcaatgaccttatattcacaatgaccttatattcacaaagcatgaaccggtaggaaacataaaatcggagttataacccatttgtacccttttgcgtttctttttttgaagagtatattttgcGTTATGAAATGTTATTGTCTTATAGTTGTGCTAACATCATTATACGTAACCTTTATACCGCTAAAAGGGCAGAGTTTTGTCTTTGATGTAGACATCCTGGCGATGGTGTGCATGTCAGTCTGGTCATCAACCCTGACACTGATCTCGTCAGTCTGTTTGTTGGGGACTCGAAACTTGAACTGAACAAGTTTTCTTCGTCTCATGTTGTTGATTTGCGTGCAGTGCTAGTACAGTGTCTGTCTGCTGTTACTAAGGTAAACTGTTCTCTGTTTGGATAATAGGGCAGTTTGGGGGACACACTTGTTTAATCAGTATTTCACCTTTATTGTGTGCTTCCTGTTGTTATTAtcacccatatggttaaaaatatcttggtacatatcaaaatgTCATTGATTGGCACACATCAATCTTATATGAacgtccctcatgaaataattttcagtgtcactcgctaaagctcatgacaattgacaattatttcactcgggacataaacatgataaaaaatggaagcttgttAATAACCTATAATTCTGTACATAAACCAAATTGAGTGACTTTCTCAGTGTTACATTCTGGCAATTTTAGCTTTTTGTCGGATGCTAGCAGGTGTTTCATttcagggtgggttttttttttctgttagattaatatctaatttcttttcaaTAAATACAACTTTGCACTAATCAAATTaagtgtattttaaatgtttagctatttttcttaataatttcaCTGAAATGGTGATATTGTTTCTTAGTGACTATTATACTGATGAGTTTTATTTTCAGAGTAATCAGCTGAGGGGAACTGTCGGTGTACAGTTTGACCCCATGTCACAGACAACAGCTGTTGTGTATGAAGACGGAAATGTCAGACTCTACCACTGTGAGACGGGTAAACCAGTTTCACCGTCGCATATTATCAATATAAATCAGTGTTCCTGGAATCTACTAATTGGAGGAGCACAAACTATACTTTCTTTTGTAGTTtagtaatattaacaaaaataacttttaatattaatattgcttCTTTGTTCTTCATCTGCAACACAATCATTTTTGAGACCatccaaaaatattttgagtgtGAGCATTTGCTTTCACGCCATAAATAACTTGTGCCACCTACTGATTAAAGTGTGTGCCCTCCACTTAAATATCCAAATATgtttgctggggtgttgttaaacagttattaattttttgtttgtttttgtgtgataTTTTAGATAAGAAAACTGACGTTGTGGTGACATCAGGCACCTTGCCTCATCATCCAGGTGAGATGGATACCAACCGCTGGTTTGTGACCAAACATGTCATTGGAGTTGTCGACAGCAGCACTGTCAGGTAATCTCATCTTGCTGTAGAGCACGCATGCATTGCAAtgcttgttttatattttcttaattacTTTATCAAGGCTTTCTTTcataaactaaaaaaataaatctttatgtaatatataaaactgattCCTTTGATGTTAACAGCATTGCTCTGTTTTATTTCTTGCCTTTCCATTTTAGTTTCACAAATAttcacaaaattattaatacaaaaattattatagttTGTTGATGCAGAAGTCATAACTTTGTTTTCCTTGCATATCGGGCACAAATCTAGCTGGCAAAATGGCACCTTTTTTGCTGGAAATTGATTCAAGTTGCCaaattattacagtaatattttgaACCTAATTCAATTTGAAAAACAATCGCTCAGTAGACATCAACACTCCAACCTGTTTATTGCCACCTTGTAAGAAACTTCTCAGCTGTGTCGGTCTCGCTTAATAATCAATTGTTTTGCTTAACTTTTATTACTGAAAGTATTAGTATTTGATAAAAACTTATTAGGATTTGAACCAAGTGTACAAATGGAAACGCTTCTGAATGAACATGGAACATGACAAAACACTACAGAAATTAACGATAAACTTTGACAGATCTGATCAAACTTGTCTTTTGACTTCTGGGAAGGGAAAAATAATTTTGCCTGCTTTTTCAATATAAGATTAGTTCCTGCAGAATACCGGACATaggattataaatattttatgaagacaTTCAGTATCCAATACCATATCATCACAAGTATAGTATCATTCATAAAGTGGCTTTCTTTTACCAGGCTGTTTGATGTGGTCAAAGGATGTCAGCTGCCAGAGGTTACCTCCCCTGATGGCTCAGACATTGAAGGTATCATAGTGTCGACAACGTCAACAGTTACTGCCGGATTTTATACAAAGACCAACTTCTTTTTGATACAGGTATGGTCTAGTTGCTTGGCAACAGCAAGGtgtaatgatattattatagttGATAGGTCATTtctcagggctttagattgatTGCATCAAAGTCGAGGCGATAAATGTTGTGGTCAAAATAcatatgcccaaaataatcacgCCCCCCCCAAATTaactacaaacatgctgacctcgaAACATTCGACCACAAAACCATTGAAATGTTaactttaattacattaaaataacttgaaatgcatttttgaatAATGACAGCTCTACAgcagtactgaactaaaacgACCTCCTTGCACTGAGAAAAGACAAAAGTGCTTGTTGTagccaaattagtgagatctaaagctcTCTTAGTGTTTCCTCTTAAAGCCACTGATTACAGAATTGATGTACTGGAGTGTCATTAGACATTCTTTCCTTCTTCACTCTCTTGAAGTCATGGGAGCTAGTGGAACACATATAAGCATTAGTTTAATGAAGTTGAGAGAGACCTTGTCAgggatgggaaaatgtagctttTTCATAGTATTTATTTTGAACTTAAACATGAACTGAGATTATCAGGATATTTCTattgtgttaataataataattattattattattattattattattattattattattataaaatacaaagtatTTCTGTTTATCTTCATATTACTGTCATAAAGAACAAGAACGGTGTGTTAAATGTGTCCTGGATCTTGTATTTACAATGATGCTCTATATTTGTTAACAGAGAGATTCCCACAAAGACCACCCTACAGACTTCAGTTCCATCTCGGAGACGCAGAATTTTCAGACTGAGGCTCTTCATATTGCTTACCTCATTGAGGTTAGTTTTCAGATTGGTACTCTTCATATCGCTTATTACCTTAGTCAGGTTTAGTTTTCTCACAGTCTGCCAgctgttaatgtttttatttgtcttaCAGCTTATTCTAAAACTGTTTTCATAATCACTTAAAAATGGGAAGtgaatagagaatactacatgagtgactGTTCGATACTATATCTAACAAGCGAAAATgagttgaatatatttttaaacaacgactTATAagaaatggtatttaacggatacaaatgtagtattctatttcttacatgatgatgttctcaccaatgtgTGTGTAAGAATATTGTTTAGTTGTGTATCAAGTAAACTGGTTGAAAATTAGGTGGCACTGCGGCCAACTCATTAAATGGTCAGACAATGTATTTTAGGAAACATTTTTCCTAGATAGTATTAGTCCATTACATAGTCGTGTTAAGCCACTTGCTTTTGAGATTCTGAGATATAATTGAATAATGACTAGATAGCGATAATtcagaaaaaaagaacattGTTTGTTTAGAGCTACATAGCagtaaatgaaaaaaatcacTTTGTTAACATTTGGTTAACACTAgcagtttaaaaatgtttgtaaaatagtGCATGGTAACAAGTGTTagaagaggaacatacatagtGTATATTTCAAGTGGCAGAATCCATGCGACGTTGCCTTCAGTAGGTCAACTGGcgtgtaatttttattttaaactgtcATGTACTACATTTAGATACGTCACACTGAACAGTTGCCAGAAACAAAGAAGAAACTTGATGAGTTACACAAGATTTGGAAGGACAAACAAACAAGACCAACAAAATCTAAACTGTCCCAGTTAGTAGGTTAGTAAATTATGTTATTACTTTAACAGGgaaattgaaattaaattatgacagtttttgtaaaaaaattaataaaataaaataaagactgTTAAATaggctacatacatgtattcatttaCTTAGAAAAGGATTTTGCTGTTCTGTGAAATTAATATTGGTTTATAACTTGAAATTGCTGTTGtaatcatctttaaaaaaaaaaaacatatatcttGCGTATTTAAAGTTGgttcaaattaattaatatattatttctttttactcAGTGTATTAGTTTATTACTGtctttacaaaaatattaaaaacatatttggttTTGGCATTTGCGATTGGTGGTGTCACAGGATATTTATGTTTTCTTTGTTATCTTTGTAGATCCTTATTTATTTGAATTCTGGAGACTGGAGGAAATGACCGGAAGTATTTTTGATGATGGAGAAGTGAGTGAAGTATAGATCAGTTGTACTTTAAATATCATGTTTTCTCTTATTCAGACATCAACATCACAGTAATCTCCCTTGCTAGCACAATGTTCGTTGATGTGACAAAGTTTAACTGAAGTGTATATCaccaggggttctagaatatttttaaaattcacttgccatagggccataattaactttttaatgttcatttttcatactgagatcaccggcctcggtggcgtcgtggtaggccatcggtctacaggctggtaggtactgggttcggatcccagtcgaggcatgggatttttaatccagataccaactccaaaccctgagtgagtgctccgcaaggctcaatgggtaggtgtaaaccacttgcaccgaccagtgatccataactggttcaacaaaggccatggtttgtgctatcctgcctgtgggaagcgcaaataaaagatcccttgctgctaatcggaagagtagcccatgtagtggcgacagcgggtttcatctcaaaatctgtgtggttcttaaccatatgtctgacgccatataaccgtaaataaaatgtgttgattgcgtcgttaaataaaacatttctttctttcatactgagatcatgtttaatcaatttgtcCGTTTACACAATAGATTGGCTCATTGGGCatgctttatggtttgtttagaaaaatatgcaaataattttcatcagtttagaataaagttaccatacctattaaaaaatttaaataattgtttccactaaaaccacctaagttgtaaaaaataatccatgttaccgagacattacaacaattaacagcattatttatttacgatttacttatgaatgggaactcacccccacccaccccctcaaaaaaattagaaaagaaacaagtaagaacctttattagcataaagtgtacatgtattgcagtttaatggcttacccccccccccccccccccccccctccaacacacacacaccatattagtaatttttcaatttgggtactttgttaaatttatctatttcatgatACTATGTTCCTaagctttttaaaaacctttttgcaatttatgtcattttataaattaaattaataatttacttatttaaagtatttgtaaatagtgacatgcaacctttaaaactaataaaagactggttaccgttttgcatattattagtattagagtaacaaatctttggATTCCAGTgtaaaaaatccaaaatggcggcaaaacaatgaacttttgtttttccaatgtttacactttatatctttaataaagttatatcagtaggtatattgatgtcatgGATGTGTCAGAGATTACTGGTggccaactatttgttagtgaaatattgcatgtgataGCAAATCTAAAGAAGTGACTTGgagaagtttcttttgtttttgtatgattGTAGGACATAGCGTTgtagattatttaaaaaaaatttttttttaccacttgCCATCAGGATTGCACAAAGTAACTTTTACTGGCCCAAATCCCCAAAACACTggcctcgggcatcgggccaccgtattctagaaggcCTGATCACtgatgaagaagaaaaacttTGCGTTATCACAGTTAACTTGTAAAATGTATTGCTTAACAGACTTGTTGATATTTGGTGATAAATCATGACTAGTTCTCACACACTAAGACAGGAAACACCATCAACGATCATCATACATTTTTGGCTGGAATCTTTATtattgtggtggtggtatttTCTAATCagcttgttttgtgttttcttgtaGGTGTCTACGGATTGTGGGGATGTCAGTCCAAGATCAGAAATTCTCGACCGATCTCAGTCTCTGGTTACCCAGGAAGCCAGGTTGCTATGGATGAGTGAGAAATCGCCAAATGATGTGTTACAAGTTCTGTGTGAGGGATTGCAGTTTGACACAGGTTCAAAAAAGATTTTGTCTGTTTTATGCATCTGATTATCACAAAACATATGTTTTATTACGTAACTGATCATGTTAAAATGTGTCTGTtctatcatatttatatatactgatgttTGTTGTTCACTGTGTATAAAAAATAACCATTGATTTGTCTTATGGTAgcactaaatcaaataacttctggctgggtcaaagttcgaggtgcatgaacttttgatagagatgTTGAGTCAGAAGACGTATCACGATGGCTCACTGCTGAGACtggacaatgatgatgatgatgatgatgtagtaaataataatgttgtagATGCCGATGTTGAGTCAGAAGACATATCACGGTGGCTCACTGTGCTGGGtctggatgatgatgatgatgtagtaAATCATCTTGTTGTAGATGACGATGTTGAGTCAGAAGACATATCACGGTGGCTCACTGTGCTGGGtctggatgatgatgatgatgtagtaAATCATCTTGTTGTAGATGACGATGTTGAGTCAGAAGACATGTCGTGGTGGCTCACTGTGCTGGGTCtggacgatgacgatgatgatgatgtagtaAATAATCTTGTTGTAGATGACGATGTTGAGTCAGAAGACATATCACGGTGGCTCACTGTGCTGGGtctggatgatgatgatgatgtagtaAATCATCTTGTTGTAGATGACGATGTTGAGTCAGAAGACATGTCACGGTGGCTCACTGTGCTGGGTctggacgacgatgatgatgatgatgtagtaAATCATCTTGTTGTAGATGACGATGTTGAGTCAGAAGACATGTCGCGGTGGCTCACTGTGCTGGGTCTGGACGATGACGGGGCTGTTCAAGGGGGAAGTAACTCTCTCATCTTCGATCACATCTGTCGTCTGCTGTTCAAACTGGAGCCTTCTCGTCTGGTTAGTTTTCTTTATTATCACCTCCAAGACACAGCATAACAAGATTCATATTTATCGTACCAATTCATGCATAtgtcataattaaaatgtatgttcTCATGTCCATGTCCTGGCATTGTTATTTAATGATTGGCTGTCATGAACATACATCTCTTTTTGATTGGCTAATATGACATTCCACAGGGTAgaatcagacctgtcaaccttctCGGATTCTGcaggagtctcccggtattttgTTAAACCTCCAGAAACCTGCACGGGAGAAAACaatctcctgttaaatgacattttagtaagcataaatgttttttttatctactTTCTCTAAAATAGc
The sequence above is drawn from the Gigantopelta aegis isolate Gae_Host chromosome 6, Gae_host_genome, whole genome shotgun sequence genome and encodes:
- the LOC121373940 gene encoding uncharacterized protein LOC121373940, which translates into the protein MSFSSRNLTDVLPIFRNEIFEDVVLGNYGDICKVWLVPGHLLVSCDNGSKLHALDCVPANRHQNTTDQGPGFENLSPPVLDIIVSELYADVIFIVQQNGHVQCWQYTEYFSWDRLVDFDICNTTGTEVVSVCVHPTHNLMYWCERRTSNLTTPLYCVCKRSLPQDVYGLKKKDVGSAVAVVHNCPACDVFPVGNNLFISSRHPGDGVHVSLVINPDTDLVSLFVGDSKLELNKFSSSHVVDLRAVLVQCLSAVTKSNQLRGTVGVQFDPMSQTTAVVYEDGNVRLYHCETDKKTDVVVTSGTLPHHPGEMDTNRWFVTKHVIGVVDSSTVRLFDVVKGCQLPEVTSPDGSDIEGIIVSTTSTVTAGFYTKTNFFLIQRDSHKDHPTDFSSISETQNFQTEALHIAYLIEIRHTEQLPETKKKLDELHKIWKDKQTRPTKSKLSQLVDPYLFEFWRLEEMTGSIFDDGEVSTDCGDVSPRSEILDRSQSLVTQEARLLWMSEKSPNDVLQVLCEGLQFDTDDDVESEDMSRWLTVLGLDDDGAVQGGSNSLIFDHICRLLFKLEPSRLIVFVRCAQRVSEQTIGVSAFVRKKHTSLYYKRAVGCLPDPSMSCNPDTASQVTAQLIRACGEEHDPERALKLLLQYKQWQASITLVKQQDEKSQLRACLLYITLSHLAQHQILAQFAEDIFSMVPTWQSFLTLSDVITGQPDIRQRQLSNSAPDVMCRGPPDISLGAVRPLLLQLLQQHTATE